The Cardiocondyla obscurior isolate alpha-2009 linkage group LG20, Cobs3.1, whole genome shotgun sequence DNA segment ttaagttttataaattagagagatgataaagatttaatttatcaatgtttaattttaatattctgtgACACATAAAGTGATTAAACTAAAATGTCGTAgctgattattatttatataatttgagaAAGAGTTTCCATTTCGTActttatacatacgtatattaaaagttttcctAATAATTCGCACAACGGCTACTTGCATCTGTATCTTACAAAATAGTTGGCGAGATATTGAAACAAAGAATGTTTCAGCCTAAAATTAGATGACCTTTCTACCAATTGGCAAGGGATATTATTTCAACTACTTATCACCTGTTTAGAACGCATGTATCAAGAAACgcattaaattacatttataatacaattaataatattttattcagaaaaaagattggaataaatattatgaaaaaaaaaaaaaaaaaaaaaaaaaacttacgttacatttttttgtgTATTAAGATTTTGATGAAGAAAACATGTATATTTTGTACTTTAagagagtttttttttttttatttttttttactaatttaatgCATTGCCTTAcaatttcgttttttcttctGATTCACAGACATTGATTAACATGGCTTATTGCATGTTGATCCTTCTTGGCAAAACTATTCAAAAGGTTATATTTGGTGAGCTACGTGCGTCAGAGAGTCAGCAtttgaaagataaattttggaattttattttttataaatttatctttgtttttggcGTTTTGAATGTACAATACTTGAACGAAGTTGTACTGTGGTGGGCATGGTTTATGGCGCTCGGCTTCCTAAGTCTTCTTAGCCAACTCTGCAAAGATCGATTTGAATATGTAAGTAtaacgaaaaggaaaaatatgaattatacttgcaggggaaaaaaaaaaaaaaagtttaagcAGCGTTTTACAAATATAACGAGAAAGTTATCTTTTGTATAACGTTGCGTATTTTATAGCTGTGTGTCTATAGTGTCACAATTGACAAAGTAacatgtttaatattttttctctttgatttTAGCTATCTTTTTCACCTACAACTCCAGGATGGAGTCATGTGCGACTTCTTGGATTATTAGCGACAATTCTCGTGCTATCGTTTTTCATGCTTTTCTCCTGCGTTGCTGCAGCCTTCTTTTTCATATCTTTCAATACTTTTGCTTTTATGGCAGCTGAGGTAAGTAATATGTGacaataatttgttatataaaaacaattaattttctatattttacatacacacgtataACGTGTATAGTATATTATCATCTAAAATACTTTgttctataataaaaataataataataataataataataatttttttttatctttagtgTATTTTACTCGGAGTCCGTACAATTCACGTAATGTTACGTTACGTGATTCATCTGTATGATACTCGTGGTGCCGGTACTTCAACGCAACGCTCTTGGGATAAACGTGGTCCATTGACCTATTACACAGATTTGATTTCAGAACTCATTGTATTGGCAGTTGACTTTTGCCATCATGTTCATATGCTCTTGTGGAGTAATATCTTTCTGAGTATGGCATCGCTGGTGATATGTATGCAACTTAGGTATCTGTTCTACGAGATACAACGGAGAATTACGAAACATAGAAACTATTTAGCTGTATTAAATCATATGGAACAAAAGTACGTGTAATGTCCatactatataattttaattctattattttatcataatatttttatcttgtagATTTATCtttagatttaatttgcagcattttataattttttaaaataaacttttatttttagttatcCAATGGCTTCACAAGATGAACTAGCTGAAAATTCGGATAATTGCGCGATATGCTGGGAGAAAATGGAAAACGCTCGTAAATTACCTTGTACGCACTTGTTTCACAACTCGTGCTTACAATCTTGGTTAGAGCAGGATACATCGTGTCCTACTTGTCGATTAGGTCTGAGTATGCAGGCGAATCACAGAGAAAACGCTTCAGAGATGCCGCCTGAACCGCAAACTCCTACGAGAAGAAATGGTAAtcacttttttctctttcttgaTGCATCGAGATATGTGTCTTGGCTGCCCAGTTTCTCCGTCGAGGTCTCGCACAATAGACTACGTGGCAACATATCTACATTGGCACACACTAATTCTCAAATGGATGCTATGGCACGGCAGGTAAGTTTTATTACACCCTCACGcctatgtatgtataaaaagtaaattgctttaaaaagttttataaatcttgtaaaagaaaaaattttattgcaacaaATGTTTTATTAGGTACAACTACTTTTTCCCCATTATTCTCGCAATGTAATCCTAGAAGACCTTAG contains these protein-coding regions:
- the LOC139110369 gene encoding E3 ubiquitin-protein ligase AMFR, giving the protein MPMEFLERLPVPNLRVYTATSFAILSCSIYYATQIIKDPAWRTNHTHVDVSAHSENDVDSTDPRSLGTHLKELSECMLVEPVCVWTLINMAYCMLILLGKTIQKVIFGELRASESQHLKDKFWNFIFYKFIFVFGVLNVQYLNEVVLWWAWFMALGFLSLLSQLCKDRFEYLSFSPTTPGWSHVRLLGLLATILVLSFFMLFSCVAAAFFFISFNTFAFMAAECILLGVRTIHVMLRYVIHLYDTRGAGTSTQRSWDKRGPLTYYTDLISELIVLAVDFCHHVHMLLWSNIFLSMASLVICMQLRYLFYEIQRRITKHRNYLAVLNHMEQNYPMASQDELAENSDNCAICWEKMENARKLPCTHLFHNSCLQSWLEQDTSCPTCRLGLSMQANHRENASEMPPEPQTPTRRNGNHFFLFLDASRYVSWLPSFSVEVSHNRLRGNISTLAHTNSQMDAMARQVQLLFPHYSRNVILEDLRMTRSVEWTIENILDGVLTVPHHLIEEPQEESVPQMQTPMTNIIPSSSIQNSLDPRLDIPFADSGEEPSNLGGRFSKSSAERELILQRRKEHMRLTARRRYLERHRKSDIDSKNSQITNIENIENSTS